In a genomic window of Bradyrhizobium sp. LLZ17:
- a CDS encoding response regulator transcription factor, with translation MVLSKCSTISVVDDDPSIRAALNNLLKSQGHIVHTFASAEDFLRSSQLNDTSCVIADVQMPMMSGFELLEQMRAQGHAAPFILITAFADERTRARALKAGVTGFFPKPFAGLELIACLDNALDEHRDGTDA, from the coding sequence GTGGTCTTGTCTAAGTGTTCAACTATCTCCGTTGTCGACGACGATCCTTCAATTCGTGCCGCACTGAACAATCTTTTGAAATCGCAGGGCCACATCGTTCACACGTTTGCATCGGCTGAGGATTTCTTGCGGTCGTCTCAATTGAACGATACATCCTGTGTCATTGCAGACGTGCAGATGCCCATGATGAGCGGCTTTGAACTTTTGGAACAGATGCGGGCCCAGGGCCACGCTGCGCCATTCATCTTGATTACTGCCTTCGCGGATGAGCGCACGCGAGCCCGCGCGTTGAAAGCCGGCGTGACCGGCTTTTTTCCCAAACCCTTTGCCGGTCTGGAGTTGATAGCCTGCCTCGATAACGCGCTGGACGAGCATCGTGACGGAACGGACGCCTGA
- the ectB gene encoding diaminobutyrate--2-oxoglutarate transaminase, with product MNTVETLESNVRAYSRSFPAVFSRARGSIMFTEGGRKVIDFLSGAGALNYGHNNQEIKAAISEYLDSDGVVHGLDMATPAKVEFMETFSSIILRERNLHYRFQFTGPTGANAVEAALKLSRKITGRHNVISFTNGYHGQSLGAIAASGNRFYRKASSIALFGTTFMPYDGYLGSADSPADYLRKVLMDESSGIDLPAAILVETVQGEGGINVAGKEWLQSVQALAKDVGAIFVVDDIQMGCGRTGEFFSFEFAGLSPDIVVMSKSLSGFGLPLSMLLIKEAIDAWEPGEHTGTFRGNNLALVSAKAALNLYWHNQTFSQEVRRLGEFMRRRLDAIAHQHGNKFVVRGRGMVCGFDCKTTELAEATSHRAFEKGLIVERCGATDQVVKFLPALTIDQETLGQGLDIFEESLCEMLNLARAS from the coding sequence ATGAACACCGTCGAAACTCTCGAGTCGAATGTGCGCGCGTACTCACGTTCCTTTCCTGCCGTCTTCAGCAGGGCGCGCGGTTCTATCATGTTCACAGAGGGTGGCCGAAAGGTCATCGACTTTCTGTCCGGCGCTGGAGCGCTAAACTACGGCCACAACAATCAGGAAATCAAAGCGGCTATTAGCGAGTATCTAGACTCGGACGGGGTCGTCCATGGCTTGGACATGGCCACGCCAGCAAAAGTCGAATTCATGGAGACCTTTAGCTCCATCATCCTTCGCGAACGGAATCTTCACTACCGCTTTCAATTTACGGGGCCTACAGGAGCTAACGCTGTTGAAGCAGCTCTAAAGCTCTCGCGAAAGATCACAGGACGACACAATGTCATTTCTTTCACGAATGGATATCACGGCCAAAGCTTGGGAGCCATAGCTGCAAGCGGTAACCGCTTTTACCGCAAAGCCAGCAGCATTGCCTTATTCGGCACAACTTTCATGCCCTATGATGGGTATCTCGGCTCCGCTGACAGTCCGGCGGATTACCTGCGAAAGGTGTTAATGGACGAGAGCAGTGGCATTGATCTTCCAGCCGCCATTCTCGTCGAAACCGTGCAGGGAGAGGGAGGCATTAACGTCGCGGGAAAGGAATGGTTGCAGTCAGTTCAGGCTTTGGCAAAAGACGTCGGAGCTATTTTCGTAGTTGACGATATCCAAATGGGCTGTGGTCGTACAGGCGAGTTCTTCAGTTTCGAGTTCGCCGGGTTGTCGCCAGACATTGTTGTAATGTCGAAATCGCTGAGTGGATTCGGTTTGCCACTGTCGATGCTCTTGATCAAAGAAGCGATCGACGCATGGGAGCCAGGCGAGCACACGGGAACGTTCCGAGGAAACAACCTTGCACTCGTTTCTGCCAAAGCGGCTTTGAATCTGTATTGGCACAACCAGACGTTCTCGCAAGAGGTCCGACGCTTAGGCGAATTTATGCGGCGTCGACTCGATGCTATCGCGCACCAGCACGGAAACAAGTTCGTTGTTCGGGGGCGGGGCATGGTATGTGGCTTCGATTGCAAAACGACCGAGCTTGCAGAGGCGACGTCACATAGAGCGTTTGAGAAGGGACTGATTGTCGAGCGATGCGGAGCGACAGATCAGGTTGTGAAGTTCTTACCTGCACTTACGATCGACCAAGA